The Astatotilapia calliptera chromosome 14, fAstCal1.2, whole genome shotgun sequence genome includes a region encoding these proteins:
- the LOC113035899 gene encoding A disintegrin and metalloproteinase with thrombospondin motifs 15 produces the protein MAMPSSSFVLFTQFLLYLKVTHCMEVDFCRPVRLSQKKPGVYLHRRAEQMNEDEIVFRLRAFREDFYLHLSPDSSFIAAGSVSAPDTFAGSEFRECFYSGYVNADPDSFAALSLCKGLQGGFFYNGVEYFISQTETEDAGAASVRGNSFDRTHIIRRRRRPAHSAGNFTSRCEVPPDTNFTVSLERYKYMRELETDGLTETVLNSLGRSKRFAAVPRFVEVLVVADESMAKFHGDGLKHYVLTLMSVAARLYKHPSILNSINIVVVGFMVINDDDKGPKVSSNAALTLRNFCSWQKKLNKHSDKHPEYWDTAILFTKQDLCGATTCDTLGMADVGTMCDPKRSCSVIEDDGLPSAFTTAHELGHVFNMPHDNVKACEEVFGKLKDNHMMSPTLIQIDRSRPWSVCSAAIVTEFLDRGHGDCLLDQPQKQLTLPDNLPGSSYSLHRQCELAFGPGSKPCPYMQPCSKLWCTGKARGQLVCQTRHFPWADGTSCGNGKVCYQGACSVKNSTEHIKVDGRWGKWGSFGDCSRSCGGGVQLARRQCNNPVPENGGKYCYGLRVKYRSCNLSPCPDTDKSFREEQCEAFNGLNLNTNRLGSSVVWVPKYSGISPKDKCKLICRANGTGYFYVLAPKVVDGTPCSPDTTSVCVQGKCIKAGCDGKLDSNRKFDKCGVCGGDNQGCKKVSGLFTKPVHGYNFVVMLPVGASNIDIRQRGYRGMVSDENYLAVKNRHGKYLLNGNYVVSAVERDLLVKGSLLRYSGTSTSVEILQATRPLVEPLTVEVLSVGKMTPPRVRYSFYIAKESKEEKTLWKEEKSHKSKNSVLADNNKIESKKQVMGKRPVSHWVTGGWDSCTVTCGSGLQKRLVQCQSVDGRPAVDCDGADRPVSVRACGDPCPVWDVGTWSHCSKSCGRGFKRRLVRCITENGLNLPREHCSGKRKPQELDLCNLRQC, from the exons ATGGCGATGCCGAGCAGTTCTTTCGTTCTTTTTACGCAGTTCTTGCTTTATTTGAAGGTGACACATTGCATGGAGGTCGATTTCTGCAGACCTGTTCGCCTGAGTCAGAAAAAGCCCGGAGTGTATTTGCACCGGCGCGCCGAGCAGATGAATGAAGATGAGATCGTGTTTAGACTTCGTGCATTCAGAGAGGATTTTTACCTCCATCTGTCTCCAGATTCCAGTTTCATTGCAGCTGGGAGTGTTTCAGCACCCGACACCTTTGCAGGCTCTGAATTCAGGGAATGCTTCTACTCCGGCTATGTCAACGCAGACCCCGACTCCTTTGCCGCGCTGAGCCTGTGCAAAGGCCTGCAGGGGGGATTCTTCTATAACGGCGTGGAATATTTTATTAGCCAGACCGAGACTGAAGACGCAGGGGCCGCTTCTGTGCGTGGAAACTCCTTCGACAGGACGCATATCATTCGCCGCCGCAGACGCCCAGCGCACTCAGCTGGAAACTTCACCAGCAGGTGTGAAGTTCCACCTGACACCAACTTCACCGTCTCCCTGGAGAGATACAAGTACATGAGAGAACTGGAGACGGACGGCTTGACCGAGACTGTGCTCAATTCCTTGGGGAGGTCTAAGAGGTTCGCCGCCGTCCCCAGGTTTGTGGAGGTGCTGGTTGTGGCAGATGAATCTATGGCTAAATTTCACGGGGATGGCCTAAAGCATTACGTTCTGACCCTCATGTCAGTAGCAGCCAGGCTTTACAAGCACCCCAGCATCCTCAACTCCATAAACATAGTGGTGGTGGGCTTCATGGTGATAAACGACGATGACAAGGGACCGAAGGTTTCCAGTAATGCTGCTCTGACTCTGCGCAACTTCTGCTCCTGGcagaagaagttaaataaacacAGTGACAAGCACCCCGAGTACTGGGACACAGCCATTCTGTTCACCAAACAG GATCTTTGTGGAGCCACGACCTGCGATACGCTGGGGATGGCTGATGTTGGGACCATGTGCGACCCGAAGAGGAGCTGCTCCGTCATCGAGGATGACGGCTTACCCTCGGCTTTCACGACTGCTCATGAACTTG GCCACGTTTTCAACATGCCCCATGACAATGTGAAGGCATGTGAGGAGGTATTTGGGAAACTAAAGGACAACCACATGATGTCTCCCACGCTGATTCAGATAGACAGGAGCCGACCCTGGTCTGTGTGCAGTGCAGCCATCGTTACCGAGTTCCTGGACAGAGGTCACG GAGACTGTCTGCTGGACCAGCCTCAGAAGCAGCTGACACTGCCCGACAACCTGCCCGGCTCCAGCTACAGCCTGCACCGTCAGTGTGAGCTTGCATTTGGCCCCGGCTCCAAACCCTGCCCTTACATGCAGCCCTGCTCCAAGCTGTGGTGCACGGGAAAGGCCCGAGGACAGCTGGTCTGCCAAACTCGACATTTCCCCTGGGCCGATGGCACAAGCTGTGGCAACGGCAAGGTTTGCTACCAGGGGGCTTGCTCTGTGAAGAACAGCACTGAGCACATCAAG GTCGATGGTCGGTGGGGGAAGTGGGGTTCATTTGGTGACTGTTCCAGAAGTTGTGGAGGCGGAGTTCAGCTGGCAAGAAGACAGTGCAACAACCCTGTCCCTGAAAACGGAGGCAAATACTGCTACGGCCTTCGTGTCAAGTACCGTTCCTGTAACCTCAGCCCTTGTCCTGACACAG ATAAAAGCTTCCGCGAGGAGCAATGCGAGGCCTTCAACGGCCTAAACCTGAACACCAATCGGCTGGGCTCATCTGTGGTTTGGGTTCCCAAATATTCAGGCATCTCTCCCAAGGACAAATGCAAGCTCATCTGCCGTGCCAATGGGACCGGATACTTCTATGTCCTTGCTCCAAAG GTTGTGGATGGGACACCCTGTTCCCCGGACACTACGTCTGTGTGCGTTCAGGGAAAATGCATCAAGGCAGGCTGTGACGGCAAGCTGGACTCTAACAGGAAGTTTGATAAGTGTGGTGTATGTGGTGGGGACAACCAAGGCTGCAAGAAGGTCTCAGGATTGTTCACCAAGCCAGT CCATGGCTACAACTTTGTGGTGATGCTGCCCGTTGGGGCGTCCAACATTGACATCCGTCAACGGGGCTACCGAGGAATGGTCAGCGATGAAAACTACTTAGCCGTGAAGAACCGCCACGGGAAGTACCTCCTGAACGGCAACTACGTGGTGTCAGCTGTTGAGCGTGACCTGCTGGTGAAGGGCAGCCTGCTGCGCTACAGCGGTACCTCCACATCTGTGGAGATCCTTCAGGCCACCAGACCCCTGGTGGAGCCTCTGACTGTGGAGGTGCTCTCTGTGGGGAAGATGACTCCTCCCAGAGTACGCTACTCCTTCTACATCGCTAAGGAGAGCAAGGAGGAGAAGACTCtgtggaaagaagaaaaaagtcatAAATCAAAGAACAGCGTCTTGGCTGATAACAACAAAATTGAGTCTAAGAAGCAGGTGATGGGGAAGAGACCCGTGAGTCACTGGGTGACAGGTGGATGGGATTCGTGCACAGTGACTTGTGGGAGTGGTCTGCAGAAGAGGCTGGTACAGTGCCAGAGTGTGGATGGACGTCCTGCTGTGGACTGTGATGGTGCTGACCGGCCCGTGTCAGTAAGAGCATGCGGGGATCCGTGTCCCGTGTGGGATGTTGGGACTTGGTCTCACTGCTCCAAGTCATGTGGGAGGGGCTTTAAAAGGCGGCTGGTGCGCTGTATTACCGAGAACGGCCTGAATCTGCCCAGAGAGCACTGCTCTGGGAAAAGGAAGCCTCAGGAGCTGGACCTGTGCAATCTGAGGCAATGCTAG